A section of the Citrobacter farmeri genome encodes:
- the cybB gene encoding cytochrome b561 — MGNKYSSLQIGIHWLVFLLVIVAYCAMEFRGFFPRSDRPVINMIHVSCGISILVLMVARLLIRLKYPAPAIVPKPKPMITGLAHLGHLVIYLLFIALPLIGLVMMYNRGNPWMAFGLVMPYATEGNFDLVDTLKSWHVTLANLGYFVIALHAAAALMHHYFWKDNTLLRMMPRKR; from the coding sequence ATGGGCAATAAGTACTCAAGCCTGCAGATTGGCATCCACTGGCTGGTCTTTTTACTGGTAATTGTCGCCTACTGCGCGATGGAATTTCGTGGTTTTTTCCCGCGCAGCGACCGGCCCGTCATTAACATGATTCACGTTTCTTGCGGGATCTCCATCCTGGTTCTGATGGTTGCGCGTTTGCTGATCAGACTGAAGTATCCGGCCCCCGCCATCGTGCCAAAGCCTAAACCGATGATCACCGGACTGGCGCATCTGGGGCACCTGGTGATTTATCTGTTGTTCATTGCATTGCCTTTGATCGGCCTGGTGATGATGTACAACCGCGGGAATCCGTGGATGGCGTTTGGCCTGGTGATGCCGTACGCGACGGAAGGCAATTTCGATCTGGTCGATACGCTGAAATCCTGGCATGTTACGCTGGCGAATCTCGGCTATTTTGTCATTGCGCTACATGCCGCCGCTGCGCTGATGCACCATTATTTCTGGAAGGACAATACGCTACTGCGGATGATGCCGCGTAAGCGATAG
- a CDS encoding metal/formaldehyde-sensitive transcriptional repressor, producing MPHSPEDKKRILTRVRRIRGQVDALERALESGEPCLAILQQIAAVRGASNGLMGEMVEIHLKDELVNGETTSDQRAVRMAEIGHLLRAYLK from the coding sequence ATGCCGCATTCACCCGAAGATAAAAAACGTATTCTGACTCGCGTCCGGCGCATTCGGGGCCAGGTGGACGCCCTGGAGCGTGCGCTGGAGTCTGGCGAGCCTTGCCTGGCTATCCTGCAACAAATTGCAGCAGTTCGCGGCGCGTCCAATGGTTTAATGGGCGAAATGGTTGAGATCCACCTGAAAGATGAACTGGTGAATGGTGAAACCACGTCCGACCAGCGCGCCGTGCGCATGGCCGAAATCGGCCACCTTCTTCGCGCTTATCTAAAATAA
- the pcaG gene encoding protocatechuate 3,4-dioxygenase subunit alpha yields MKDYLQETASQTAGPYVHIGLAPDAAGFHIFEKNFSSTLTNSHTEGERIVIEGRVIDGSGTPVRDVLLEIWQANAHGRYNHPADRQEEKPIDADFRGWGRTCSDFDSGVWRFDTIKPGCVVGRDGRTMAPHVNLWIVARGINIGLNTRLYFSDEQEANQHDPVLNLIEWEVRRQTLIARREQRGSETVYTFDIHLQGENETVFFDV; encoded by the coding sequence ATGAAAGACTATCTGCAGGAAACCGCCTCGCAAACGGCTGGGCCGTATGTGCATATTGGACTTGCGCCTGACGCCGCTGGGTTTCACATCTTTGAGAAAAACTTCAGCTCCACGCTGACCAACAGCCACACCGAAGGCGAGCGCATTGTGATTGAAGGTCGGGTCATTGACGGTTCAGGCACGCCGGTACGCGATGTACTGCTGGAGATCTGGCAGGCTAACGCGCACGGACGCTATAACCATCCGGCTGACCGTCAGGAAGAAAAGCCGATCGACGCGGATTTTCGCGGCTGGGGACGAACCTGTTCAGACTTCGACAGCGGCGTGTGGCGCTTCGACACCATCAAACCAGGCTGCGTGGTGGGTCGCGATGGCCGCACAATGGCACCGCACGTCAATCTGTGGATTGTCGCGCGCGGCATTAACATTGGCCTGAATACTCGTCTTTATTTTTCTGATGAACAAGAGGCTAATCAGCACGATCCGGTGCTCAATCTGATCGAGTGGGAAGTTCGTCGTCAGACCCTGATTGCCCGACGCGAGCAGCGCGGTAGCGAGACCGTCTATACCTTCGATATTCACTTGCAGGGCGAAAACGAAACCGTCTTTTTTGACGTCTAG
- a CDS encoding LysR substrate-binding domain-containing protein → MEKNSLFSQRIRLRHLHTFVAVAQQGTLGRAAETLNLSQPALSKTLNELEQLTGTRLFERGRLGAQLTLPGEQFLTHAVKVLDALNTAGQALNRKEGLNNDVVRIGALPTAALGILPSVIGQFHQQQKETTLQVATMNNTMLLAGLKSGEIDIGIGRMSDPELMSGLNYELLFLESLKLVVRPNHPLLQENVTLSRVMEWPVVVSPKGTVPRQNAETLLQSQGCKMPTGCIETLSASLSRQLTVDYDYVWFVPSGAVKEDLRQATLVSLPVPTQGAGEPIGILTRVDSPLSSGAQTLISAIRKSMPL, encoded by the coding sequence ATGGAAAAAAATAGTCTGTTCAGTCAGCGCATCCGATTGCGCCATCTTCATACATTTGTCGCTGTCGCTCAACAAGGAACCCTGGGGCGCGCAGCCGAAACCCTTAACCTCAGCCAGCCGGCGCTTTCCAAGACGCTTAACGAACTGGAGCAACTGACCGGTACCCGCCTCTTCGAGCGCGGACGGCTTGGCGCACAGCTGACGCTACCTGGCGAGCAGTTTTTAACGCACGCGGTGAAAGTGCTTGATGCGCTCAACACCGCCGGACAGGCGCTGAATCGTAAAGAAGGTCTTAACAATGATGTGGTAAGAATAGGCGCTTTACCGACTGCCGCGCTGGGTATTCTTCCATCGGTCATCGGGCAGTTTCATCAGCAACAAAAAGAGACCACGCTGCAGGTGGCGACGATGAACAACACCATGCTGCTGGCAGGTTTGAAATCCGGCGAGATCGACATCGGCATTGGCCGGATGTCGGATCCGGAATTGATGAGCGGCCTCAATTATGAGCTGCTGTTTCTCGAATCGTTAAAGCTGGTCGTGCGCCCCAATCACCCGTTGTTGCAGGAAAATGTGACGCTGAGTCGCGTGATGGAGTGGCCCGTGGTTGTCTCACCAAAAGGGACGGTTCCCCGGCAGAATGCCGAGACCTTATTGCAAAGTCAGGGCTGCAAGATGCCAACCGGCTGCATTGAAACGCTCTCCGCGTCGCTGTCGCGCCAGTTAACTGTCGATTATGACTACGTCTGGTTTGTACCGTCGGGCGCGGTAAAAGAGGATTTACGCCAGGCGACGCTGGTTTCGCTGCCGGTACCAACGCAGGGAGCTGGCGAGCCGATCGGTATTCTGACCCGCGTGGACTCACCGCTCTCTTCTGGCGCGCAGACCTTAATTTCCGCCATTCGCAAATCAATGCCGTTATAA
- the aldA gene encoding aldehyde dehydrogenase, which translates to MSVPVQHPMYIDGQFVTWHEDAWIDVVNPATEEVISRIPDGRAEDARKAIDAADRAQADWEALPAIARAGWLRKIAAGIRERADEISALIVAEGGKIQQLAAVEVSFTADYLDYMAEWARRYEGEILQSDRPGENILLFKRALGVTTGILPWNFPFFLIARKLAPALLTGNTIVIKPSEFTPNNAIAFAKIVDEIGLPRGVFNLVLGRGETVGQELAGNPKVAMVSMTGSVTAGEKIMATAAKNITKVCLELGGKAPAIVMDDADLDLAVKAIVDSRVINTGQVCNCAERVYVQKGIYDQFVNRLGEALKAVQFGNPGERNDIAMGPLINAAALQRVEQKVARAVQEGARVALGGKAAEGKGYYYPPTLLLDVRQEMAIMHEETFGPVLPVVAFNTLEEAITMANDSDYGLTSSVYTQNLNVAMKAIKGLKFGETYINRENFEAMQGFHAGWRKSGIGGADGKHGLNEYLQTQVVYLQS; encoded by the coding sequence ATGTCAGTACCCGTACAACATCCTATGTATATCGACGGACAGTTTGTGACCTGGCACGAAGATGCCTGGATTGATGTCGTCAATCCGGCGACCGAAGAGGTGATTTCACGTATTCCTGATGGTCGGGCTGAAGATGCGCGTAAAGCCATTGACGCCGCCGACCGCGCTCAGGCGGACTGGGAAGCGCTACCGGCTATCGCTCGCGCGGGCTGGCTGCGAAAAATCGCCGCCGGGATCCGCGAGCGTGCCGACGAAATCAGCGCCTTAATCGTCGCGGAAGGAGGCAAAATTCAGCAACTGGCGGCAGTAGAAGTCTCCTTTACCGCCGATTACCTCGACTATATGGCGGAGTGGGCTCGCCGTTATGAAGGCGAAATTCTGCAAAGCGACCGCCCCGGCGAGAATATTTTGCTGTTTAAACGCGCGCTGGGGGTCACTACCGGGATCCTGCCGTGGAATTTCCCGTTTTTCCTCATTGCCCGTAAGCTGGCTCCGGCGCTGCTTACCGGGAATACCATCGTGATTAAACCCAGCGAATTTACGCCTAATAACGCCATTGCGTTTGCCAAAATCGTCGATGAGATTGGCCTGCCGCGCGGTGTGTTTAACCTGGTGCTGGGGCGTGGCGAAACTGTCGGCCAGGAACTGGCTGGCAACCCGAAGGTGGCGATGGTCAGTATGACCGGTAGCGTTACTGCGGGTGAGAAGATTATGGCGACGGCGGCGAAGAATATTACCAAAGTGTGTCTGGAACTGGGCGGCAAGGCACCGGCCATTGTGATGGATGATGCCGATCTTGACCTAGCGGTCAAAGCGATTGTGGATTCCCGCGTCATCAATACCGGGCAAGTCTGTAACTGCGCTGAACGTGTATATGTACAAAAAGGGATTTATGACCAGTTTGTGAACCGTCTGGGCGAAGCCCTGAAAGCGGTGCAGTTTGGCAATCCTGGCGAGCGTAACGACATCGCCATGGGACCGTTGATTAATGCTGCCGCTCTGCAACGCGTGGAGCAGAAAGTGGCGCGTGCCGTTCAGGAAGGGGCGCGAGTGGCGCTCGGCGGTAAAGCCGCTGAGGGCAAAGGCTACTATTATCCACCCACGTTGCTACTGGATGTTCGTCAGGAGATGGCCATCATGCATGAGGAGACCTTTGGTCCGGTACTGCCCGTTGTGGCCTTCAACACCCTGGAAGAGGCCATCACGATGGCAAATGACAGCGACTACGGTCTGACGTCGTCTGTTTATACGCAGAATCTCAACGTGGCGATGAAAGCTATTAAAGGGCTGAAGTTTGGTGAGACCTATATTAATCGCGAGAACTTTGAGGCGATGCAGGGCTTCCACGCTGGCTGGCGCAAGTCGGGAATTGGCGGTGCTGACGGCAAACACGGGCTAAACGAGTACCTGCAAACGCAGGTAGTCTATTTGCAGTCCTGA
- a CDS encoding manganese-dependent inorganic pyrophosphatase encodes MIHVVGHLNPDSDAICTAFMAARWLNMRGLQATAWRLGEPNRETRFLFGRAGLTLPPLLEMPLTDLDVWLVDFTEPTQGPETLLASNIVGIIDHHRLGGLVTRLPPEVWIKPVGSSATLLWQLMSQENRAQITPAQALLLLGAMLSDTVTLRSPTTTADDRLAVEELTTLAGVDLAAFSADLLSAKTSVEGLSASELLQKDIKRFTINGQQVSVAQIELYALSQVACMMDALREEMTDYATGSGADLVVLMLTDINAGNSQLWFAGPRQPELTQPVTVEGMLSRKKQMLPWLESHVAQTD; translated from the coding sequence ATGATCCATGTCGTAGGCCATCTTAATCCGGACAGTGATGCCATTTGCACCGCGTTTATGGCAGCGCGCTGGTTGAACATGCGCGGACTTCAGGCCACCGCCTGGCGTCTGGGTGAACCCAATCGCGAAACCCGCTTTCTGTTCGGGCGTGCCGGGCTGACATTACCGCCGTTGCTGGAGATGCCGCTGACAGACCTTGACGTCTGGCTGGTGGATTTCACCGAGCCAACGCAGGGGCCGGAAACCCTGCTGGCGAGCAATATTGTCGGCATTATCGATCATCACCGTCTGGGGGGACTGGTCACGCGTTTGCCGCCTGAGGTGTGGATAAAGCCGGTGGGGAGTAGCGCTACGCTGCTGTGGCAACTGATGAGCCAGGAGAACAGGGCGCAGATAACCCCTGCGCAGGCACTGTTGTTGCTGGGGGCTATGCTGAGTGACACTGTCACGCTGCGTTCGCCCACCACCACTGCGGATGACCGTCTGGCTGTTGAAGAACTGACAACGCTTGCCGGGGTTGATCTGGCCGCGTTCAGCGCCGATCTGCTGAGCGCGAAAACCAGCGTCGAAGGATTGAGCGCCAGCGAGCTGCTGCAAAAGGATATCAAGCGTTTTACCATTAACGGTCAACAGGTGAGTGTTGCGCAGATTGAATTATACGCGCTGAGTCAGGTTGCCTGCATGATGGACGCCCTGCGTGAGGAGATGACCGATTACGCGACCGGCAGTGGGGCGGATTTGGTTGTATTGATGCTAACCGATATCAATGCCGGTAATTCACAACTCTGGTTTGCCGGCCCACGCCAGCCTGAACTGACGCAACCGGTCACGGTGGAAGGGATGTTGAGTCGTAAGAAACAGATGTTGCCGTGGCTGGAAAGTCATGTCGCGCAGACAGACTAG
- a CDS encoding methyl-accepting chemotaxis protein encodes MDNTSSMQAPHKLGFLHHIRLVPLFSSILGGILLLFALSSGLAGYFLMQADRDQRDVTDEIQVRMGLSNSSNHLRTARINMIHAGAASRIAEMDDMKANIAAAEKRIKQSEDGFATYMARKVKTPADEALDGELESSFKAYVAGMQPMLKYAKNGMFEAIINHESEHARQLDDSYNKVLLKAIELRMARANQLSEQAHQRTQLGMMFMIGAFGLALLLTLMTFIVLRRTVIQPLQHAAQRIEQIAAGDLTMQDEPTGRSEIGRLSRHLQQMQRSLVQTVGAVRQGAEEIYRGTSEISAGNTDLSSRTEEQAAAIEQTAASMEELTATVKQNADNAHHASKLAEDASGKASRGGQMVSGVVQTMGNISTSSKKISEITAVINSIAFQTNILALNAAVEAARAGEQGRGFAVVASEVRTLASRSAQAAKEIEGLISESVRLIDQGSGEVVAAGNTMTDIVEAVKRVTDIMLEIAAASDEQSRGIVQVSQAISEMDKVTQQNASLVEEASAAAASLEEQAAHLTEAVGTFRLHGGRTSKRVSTTNTPVQPLAQPVTDRGDNWETF; translated from the coding sequence ATGGACAACACATCATCGATGCAAGCACCACATAAGCTGGGCTTTTTGCATCACATCAGGCTGGTTCCGCTGTTTTCCTCCATTCTCGGTGGCATCCTTTTACTGTTCGCGCTGAGCTCAGGTCTGGCGGGTTACTTTCTCATGCAGGCTGACCGCGATCAGCGGGATGTGACGGATGAGATCCAGGTGCGCATGGGATTATCGAACAGCTCGAACCATCTGCGTACGGCGCGAATTAACATGATCCACGCAGGCGCGGCCAGTCGGATAGCCGAAATGGATGACATGAAGGCCAACATTGCCGCAGCGGAAAAGCGGATCAAGCAGTCTGAGGACGGGTTTGCCACGTACATGGCACGCAAGGTGAAAACCCCTGCGGATGAGGCACTGGATGGCGAGCTGGAGAGCAGTTTCAAAGCCTACGTTGCCGGGATGCAACCGATGCTCAAGTACGCTAAAAACGGCATGTTCGAAGCGATCATTAACCACGAAAGCGAACACGCGAGACAACTGGATGACAGCTACAACAAAGTGCTGCTGAAAGCGATTGAACTGCGCATGGCGCGCGCTAACCAGTTAAGCGAGCAGGCGCATCAGCGCACGCAACTGGGGATGATGTTCATGATTGGCGCCTTTGGTCTGGCACTGTTACTGACGCTGATGACGTTTATTGTTCTGCGTCGTACCGTCATTCAACCTTTGCAGCATGCTGCGCAGCGTATTGAGCAAATTGCCGCCGGTGACCTCACCATGCAGGATGAGCCGACCGGGCGCAGCGAAATTGGACGTCTGAGTCGCCACCTGCAACAGATGCAGCGTTCGCTGGTGCAAACGGTGGGAGCCGTGCGTCAGGGAGCAGAAGAGATTTATCGCGGCACCAGTGAAATCTCGGCGGGCAATACCGACTTGTCCTCACGCACGGAAGAGCAGGCTGCGGCGATCGAACAGACGGCAGCCAGCATGGAGGAGTTGACCGCAACGGTGAAGCAAAACGCCGATAACGCGCACCACGCCAGCAAACTGGCGGAAGATGCGTCCGGTAAAGCCAGTCGTGGTGGACAGATGGTCTCCGGTGTGGTCCAGACGATGGGCAATATTTCGACCAGTTCGAAGAAAATCTCTGAGATCACCGCCGTCATTAACAGCATCGCCTTCCAGACCAATATTCTGGCGCTGAACGCCGCCGTAGAGGCCGCGCGTGCCGGTGAGCAAGGGCGTGGATTTGCCGTTGTTGCCAGTGAGGTCCGTACGCTGGCCAGTCGCAGCGCCCAGGCGGCGAAAGAGATTGAAGGGCTGATCAGCGAGTCTGTCCGTCTGATCGATCAGGGTTCCGGTGAAGTGGTCGCGGCGGGCAACACCATGACCGATATTGTGGAGGCGGTTAAACGCGTCACCGATATCATGCTGGAAATCGCGGCGGCGTCGGATGAACAGAGTCGAGGCATCGTACAGGTCAGCCAGGCCATCTCTGAGATGGATAAAGTGACGCAGCAGAACGCCTCGCTGGTAGAAGAGGCCTCTGCGGCGGCGGCATCGCTGGAAGAGCAGGCCGCACATCTGACGGAAGCGGTGGGGACATTTCGCTTGCACGGCGGACGGACGAGCAAACGCGTATCGACAACAAATACGCCCGTCCAGCCTTTAGCGCAGCCCGTTACCGATCGTGGGGATAACTGGGAAACGTTTTAA
- a CDS encoding YdcF family protein produces MQPFPKLSATTLEAINTVGQWLAQDDFCAGAAYPADCVVLAGNAVIPTIDAACRIAQEQSIPLLIAGGIGHSTTFLYAAVAQHPRYNTIQTTGRAEAAVLADIARQFWHIPADKIWLEDRSTNCGENARFSAQMIAQAAEPINTAIVVQDPTMQRRTVATFRRVTRDDPDAPRWLSYPGFTPVLCQQEDGIAFANDPDGLWTVDRYLALVVGEIPRLRNDETGYGPRGRDFIVHVDFPPEVETAWQLLQQDPALNDAMNNRSLR; encoded by the coding sequence ATGCAACCGTTCCCGAAACTTTCCGCCACCACCCTTGAGGCGATCAATACCGTGGGGCAGTGGCTGGCGCAGGACGATTTCTGCGCAGGGGCCGCTTATCCGGCAGACTGCGTGGTGCTGGCGGGGAATGCCGTCATCCCGACAATTGACGCCGCATGTCGAATTGCTCAGGAGCAATCAATTCCGCTGTTGATCGCCGGTGGGATTGGTCATTCCACAACCTTCCTGTACGCCGCCGTCGCTCAACATCCGCGCTATAACACGATTCAGACAACCGGTCGCGCCGAAGCTGCCGTTCTGGCGGATATTGCCCGGCAGTTCTGGCATATTCCCGCCGATAAAATTTGGCTGGAAGATCGGTCCACCAACTGTGGAGAAAACGCGCGTTTTAGCGCGCAGATGATTGCTCAGGCCGCAGAACCCATTAACACCGCTATCGTGGTACAGGATCCCACCATGCAGCGGCGTACGGTGGCGACATTTCGCCGGGTGACCCGTGACGATCCAGACGCGCCGCGCTGGTTGAGCTATCCGGGGTTTACACCAGTATTGTGTCAGCAGGAAGACGGTATCGCGTTCGCCAATGACCCTGACGGCCTGTGGACCGTCGATCGCTATTTAGCGCTGGTGGTGGGTGAAATCCCGCGCTTGCGCAATGATGAAACCGGCTATGGTCCTCGCGGGCGCGACTTCATTGTGCATGTGGATTTCCCGCCAGAGGTCGAGACCGCGTGGCAGCTCCTGCAACAGGATCCGGCGCTCAATGACGCGATGAACAACCGGTCGCTGCGCTAA
- the gap gene encoding type I glyceraldehyde-3-phosphate dehydrogenase, protein MRKIGINGFGRIGRLVLRRLLEVKSDVEVVAINDLTSPKILAYLLKHDSNYGPFPWSVDFTEDALIVDGKTIAVYAEKDAKNIPWKAKGAEVIIECTGFYTSTEKSQAHIDAGAKKVLISAPAGDMKTIVFNVNDDTLNASDVIVSVASCTTNCLAPMAKALHDNFGIKVGTMTTIHAYTGTQSLVDGPRGKDLRASRAAAENIIPHTTGAAKAIGLVIPDLSGKLKGHAQRVPVKTGSVTELVSILAKKVTAEEVNNALKKATHNNASFGYTDEEIVSSDVIGSHFGSVFDATQTEITEVGDLQLVKTVAWYDNEYGFVTQLIRTLDKFIKL, encoded by the coding sequence ATGCGTAAAATTGGCATTAACGGTTTTGGTCGTATTGGTCGTCTGGTGCTGCGTCGGTTACTGGAAGTTAAAAGCGATGTTGAGGTGGTCGCGATCAACGACCTCACCTCCCCTAAGATCCTCGCCTATCTGCTTAAGCATGACTCAAACTACGGTCCGTTCCCCTGGAGCGTTGACTTTACGGAAGACGCGCTGATTGTTGATGGAAAGACGATCGCGGTTTATGCAGAGAAAGACGCTAAAAATATTCCGTGGAAAGCCAAAGGTGCGGAAGTCATCATTGAATGCACCGGCTTCTATACCTCCACAGAGAAATCTCAGGCACACATCGATGCAGGCGCGAAGAAAGTGTTGATCTCGGCACCTGCTGGCGACATGAAGACCATCGTTTTCAATGTTAACGATGACACGCTAAATGCCAGTGATGTGATTGTCTCGGTGGCCTCCTGCACCACCAACTGCCTGGCACCGATGGCCAAAGCCCTGCACGACAACTTTGGTATTAAGGTGGGCACCATGACCACGATTCACGCCTACACCGGCACGCAGTCGCTGGTCGATGGTCCGCGTGGGAAGGATCTGCGCGCCTCGCGTGCGGCAGCCGAAAACATCATCCCGCATACCACGGGGGCGGCGAAAGCGATCGGTCTTGTCATCCCGGATCTCAGCGGTAAGCTGAAGGGTCATGCTCAGCGCGTTCCGGTGAAAACCGGTTCCGTCACCGAACTGGTGTCGATTCTGGCTAAAAAGGTGACGGCGGAAGAGGTCAACAACGCCCTGAAGAAAGCGACGCATAACAATGCGTCTTTTGGCTATACCGATGAAGAAATCGTCTCCTCTGACGTCATCGGTTCCCACTTTGGTTCCGTGTTTGATGCGACCCAGACTGAAATCACCGAGGTGGGCGATCTGCAACTGGTGAAAACCGTGGCCTGGTACGACAACGAATACGGCTTTGTGACGCAACTGATCCGTACCCTTGATAAGTTCATTAAACTCTAA
- a CDS encoding S-(hydroxymethyl)glutathione dehydrogenase/class III alcohol dehydrogenase → MKSRAAVAFGPGQPLKIVEIDVAPPKKGEVLVKITHTGVCHTDAFTLSGDDPEGVFPAVLGHEGGGVVVEVGEGVTSLKPGDHVIPLYTAECGECKFCKSGKTNLCQAVRATQGKGVMPDGTTRFSYNGEPIYHYMGTSTFSEYTVCAEISLAKVNPQAPLDKVCLLGCGVTTGIGAVHNTAKVKEGDTVAVFGLGGIGLAVIQGAVQAKAGRIIAVDTNPEKFKLAAEMGATDFINPKDYDKPIQEVIVELTDGGVDFSFECIGNVNVMRAALECCHKGWGESIIIGVAGAGQEIKTRPFQLVTGRVWRGSAFGGVKGRTQLPGMVEDAMAGRIQLDPFITHRLPLDQINDAFDLMHEGKSIRTVIHFGDN, encoded by the coding sequence ATGAAATCACGTGCAGCAGTCGCGTTTGGCCCTGGTCAGCCGCTTAAAATTGTTGAAATTGACGTCGCACCGCCGAAAAAAGGCGAAGTTCTGGTCAAAATCACCCATACTGGTGTATGTCACACTGACGCGTTTACGCTTTCTGGCGACGATCCGGAAGGGGTATTCCCGGCGGTTCTGGGACATGAAGGTGGTGGCGTGGTGGTCGAGGTCGGTGAAGGCGTTACCAGCCTGAAACCGGGCGATCATGTCATCCCGTTGTATACCGCCGAATGCGGCGAGTGCAAATTCTGTAAATCCGGCAAGACCAACCTCTGTCAGGCCGTGCGTGCCACCCAGGGGAAAGGCGTAATGCCGGATGGGACTACCCGTTTTTCCTATAACGGCGAACCCATCTATCACTACATGGGGACCAGTACCTTCAGTGAATACACCGTGTGTGCGGAAATCTCGCTGGCGAAGGTCAATCCGCAAGCGCCTCTGGACAAGGTCTGTCTGCTTGGTTGCGGAGTGACCACGGGCATTGGTGCTGTGCATAACACCGCAAAAGTCAAAGAGGGCGATACCGTTGCTGTGTTTGGCCTCGGCGGAATTGGCCTGGCGGTGATCCAGGGGGCAGTGCAGGCGAAAGCCGGACGTATTATTGCTGTCGATACCAACCCGGAAAAATTCAAACTGGCGGCTGAAATGGGCGCAACCGACTTCATCAACCCGAAGGACTATGACAAACCGATCCAGGAGGTGATTGTTGAGCTCACCGACGGTGGCGTGGACTTTAGCTTCGAATGTATTGGTAATGTAAACGTGATGCGCGCGGCGCTGGAATGTTGCCATAAAGGGTGGGGCGAAAGCATCATCATTGGCGTTGCCGGGGCGGGCCAGGAGATCAAAACCCGTCCATTCCAGTTGGTGACGGGGCGTGTCTGGCGCGGCTCCGCATTTGGCGGCGTTAAAGGGCGTACCCAGTTGCCGGGGATGGTGGAAGACGCGATGGCCGGGAGAATCCAGTTGGATCCGTTCATTACCCACCGCCTGCCGCTGGATCAAATCAACGACGCGTTTGACCTGATGCACGAAGGTAAATCCATCCGTACCGTTATCCATTTCGGCGATAACTGA
- a CDS encoding helix-turn-helix domain-containing protein, with the protein MHNHLDIIGMSGSLCTRVDPSHLKVLLNTLEPYLTYTVFPAGKRFSFNATNQSKCYLIRSGVMSLSRQPDDILLDIFEGPTLRGIIPVHKTSESQFILRVLEPTEIAIVDKEQWYSLLTQHNLWQEYARYLELVVAVGGEVLFKLVTPTVFEKVRYQLYELMSKPQTVREGVTAESYIRSKTRLSRSAIMNTLSTLKEGGYICIENGHLKEIKHIPAEL; encoded by the coding sequence ATGCATAACCATTTAGATATTATAGGGATGTCAGGATCTCTGTGTACCCGTGTAGACCCCTCTCATTTGAAGGTTCTTCTGAATACGCTCGAACCGTATTTAACGTACACGGTCTTTCCCGCAGGGAAACGATTCAGTTTCAACGCAACCAATCAGTCAAAGTGTTATCTTATACGCAGTGGCGTGATGTCTCTTAGCCGGCAACCCGATGATATCCTTCTGGATATTTTCGAAGGCCCAACGCTGCGCGGGATTATCCCTGTCCATAAAACATCAGAATCTCAGTTTATTCTGCGGGTGCTGGAACCCACTGAAATCGCCATTGTAGATAAAGAACAATGGTACTCCCTGCTGACGCAGCATAACTTGTGGCAAGAGTATGCCAGGTACCTTGAGTTAGTGGTGGCCGTGGGAGGTGAGGTATTGTTCAAACTCGTGACGCCAACCGTCTTTGAGAAGGTTCGTTACCAGCTTTACGAATTGATGAGTAAACCACAGACGGTCAGAGAGGGTGTTACGGCAGAAAGTTACATTCGCAGTAAGACGCGCCTTTCACGTTCTGCAATCATGAACACACTTTCAACCTTAAAAGAGGGGGGATACATTTGTATTGAGAACGGGCATCTGAAGGAGATTAAACACATTCCAGCAGAATTATGA